A window of the Pseudoalteromonas sp. A25 genome harbors these coding sequences:
- a CDS encoding FAD-dependent oxidoreductase: MSENVYQFIDVQRVDPRKKPISTRKQSFVEIYEPFSSSQVNSQSDRCLDCGNPYCEWKCPVHNYIPQWLKLIRNGRLFEAAELSHRTNSLPEVCGRVCPQDRLCEGECTLNEEFGAVTIGNIEKYITDTAFAQGWKPDMSYVVWSDKKVAIIGAGPAGLGCADILVRNGVKPVVFDRNPEIGGLLTFGIPSFKLEKSVMEKRREIFTEMGIDFQLNTEVGKDISMDELLSQYDAVFVGVGTYQSMRGGLVNEDAQGVYDALPFLIGNTNRVMGYDESKQPFIDMAGKKVVVLGGGDTAMDCVRTSVRQNAASVVCAYRRDEENMPGSRREVKNAKEEGVEFKFNLQPKGILVNEQGHVTGVEMVQTKLGEPDANGRRRAEEVAGSEHVVEADAVLMAFGFKPHSLDWLAQYDVEINHWGGIEAPEKGEFTHQTSNPKIFAGGDAVRGSDLVVTAIFEGRNAAEGILDYLDV; this comes from the coding sequence ATGAGCGAAAATGTATATCAATTTATAGACGTACAACGAGTTGACCCGCGCAAAAAGCCAATTTCGACTCGTAAACAGTCATTTGTAGAAATTTATGAACCGTTTTCGAGCAGTCAGGTAAATTCGCAATCGGATAGATGTTTAGATTGTGGCAACCCATATTGCGAGTGGAAATGCCCAGTTCATAACTATATTCCGCAGTGGCTGAAGTTAATAAGAAATGGTCGACTTTTTGAAGCGGCAGAGCTGTCACACCGCACCAATAGTTTACCAGAAGTATGTGGTCGGGTATGTCCGCAAGACAGGTTATGTGAGGGCGAGTGTACACTTAACGAAGAGTTTGGCGCCGTCACAATAGGCAATATTGAAAAATACATTACCGACACCGCATTTGCACAGGGCTGGAAGCCGGATATGTCTTATGTGGTTTGGAGCGACAAAAAAGTAGCTATTATTGGCGCAGGCCCGGCGGGGCTCGGATGTGCCGATATTTTAGTACGCAATGGCGTTAAGCCAGTGGTGTTTGATCGTAACCCTGAAATTGGCGGCTTGTTAACCTTTGGGATCCCGTCATTTAAGCTCGAAAAATCGGTAATGGAAAAACGCCGCGAGATCTTTACTGAAATGGGAATCGATTTTCAGCTGAACACGGAAGTAGGCAAAGACATTAGTATGGATGAACTGTTATCACAATACGATGCAGTGTTTGTAGGTGTGGGTACTTACCAAAGCATGCGCGGTGGACTGGTGAATGAGGACGCACAAGGCGTATATGACGCACTGCCATTTTTAATTGGCAATACCAACCGTGTGATGGGATATGACGAGTCAAAACAGCCGTTTATCGATATGGCAGGCAAAAAAGTCGTGGTACTTGGTGGCGGCGATACTGCCATGGACTGTGTGCGTACGTCTGTTCGACAAAACGCCGCATCGGTTGTGTGTGCCTATCGTCGAGATGAAGAAAACATGCCGGGCTCTCGTCGTGAAGTAAAAAATGCCAAAGAAGAAGGGGTTGAGTTTAAATTTAACCTACAACCAAAGGGGATTTTGGTGAACGAGCAAGGCCATGTCACTGGCGTTGAAATGGTACAAACCAAACTCGGTGAGCCCGATGCCAATGGCCGTCGTCGCGCTGAAGAGGTGGCAGGGTCTGAGCATGTGGTAGAAGCGGATGCGGTATTGATGGCATTTGGTTTTAAACCACATAGCCTTGATTGGTTAGCGCAATACGATGTGGAAATTAACCACTGGGGCGGCATAGAAGCACCAGAAAAAGGCGAATTTACCCATCAAACCAGCAACCCAAAAATTTTCGCTGGTGGCGATGCCGTGCGCGGCTCCGATTTAGTGGTTACCGCCATCTTCGAAGGCCGAAACGCCGCAGAAGGTATTCTCGATTACTTGGATGTTTAA
- the recN gene encoding DNA repair protein RecN: MLINLEIKNFAIVNALNIEWQAGMTAITGETGAGKSIAIDALSLCLGERADPAAIRPGADKAQISAHFDISTLPTAQQFLKEHMLNNEEQDCILRRVISKNGRSKSYINGVAVTAGQLKDLGQYLISIHGQHAHQLLLKPEHQLHLLDAYAGHYSLVNAVATQYTHFNKLQREYSELQKQQQAQAAKQQLLEYQVAELDEFALEDNEFAEIEAEHGRLSHSQTIIETCQRELAHLYEDDQTVLSQLQHSTQQFSELSSYDGNLSPIALMLEEAAVQIEEACRELRSYSENIDQDPMRLQEVEERLSKAMDLSRKHAVKPDELYDFHQQLKSELDDISSDSQRLDALEQEIADAIQAYNIAAKGLSESRQSAAKQLNELISNSMTSLSMENGRFAIELTQKTQQKPTAKGFDDIEFLVSTNPGQPLQPLGKVASGGELSRISLAIQVIIAQRVTTPTLIFDEVDVGISGPTASQVGKLLRQLGKSTQVICVTHLPQVACSGHHQFFVAKSVENGETFTSMKPLEHDMRVEEIARLIGGDKISTTTKASAQELLSVQSA, encoded by the coding sequence ATGCTTATAAATTTAGAAATTAAAAATTTTGCCATTGTAAATGCCTTAAATATCGAATGGCAGGCAGGTATGACTGCCATCACTGGTGAAACTGGTGCCGGTAAATCAATCGCCATTGATGCCCTATCGCTATGCTTAGGTGAGCGCGCTGACCCTGCAGCGATCCGCCCAGGGGCTGACAAAGCACAGATCAGCGCTCACTTTGATATCTCAACGTTACCCACCGCTCAGCAATTTTTAAAAGAGCACATGCTTAATAACGAAGAGCAAGACTGTATTTTACGCCGCGTGATCAGTAAGAATGGTCGCAGTAAAAGCTATATCAACGGCGTTGCTGTGACTGCCGGGCAATTAAAAGATTTAGGGCAATACTTAATTTCTATTCACGGTCAACATGCTCACCAGCTGCTGCTTAAACCCGAACATCAGTTGCATCTACTCGACGCTTATGCAGGCCACTATTCACTCGTGAATGCTGTCGCTACACAATATACCCATTTTAACAAGTTACAACGCGAATATTCAGAGCTGCAAAAGCAACAACAAGCCCAAGCTGCCAAGCAGCAACTACTTGAATATCAAGTCGCTGAGTTAGATGAATTTGCGCTCGAAGATAATGAATTTGCCGAAATAGAAGCAGAGCATGGGCGTCTTAGTCATAGCCAAACCATTATTGAAACTTGTCAAAGAGAGCTTGCCCATTTATACGAAGACGACCAAACGGTGCTGAGTCAACTACAGCATAGTACGCAGCAATTTAGTGAACTGTCCAGCTATGATGGCAACTTGAGCCCTATCGCATTGATGCTTGAAGAAGCCGCAGTGCAAATTGAAGAAGCCTGCAGAGAGCTACGCAGCTACAGTGAAAACATCGACCAAGATCCAATGCGCTTGCAAGAAGTAGAGGAGCGGCTATCAAAAGCGATGGATTTATCTCGCAAACATGCTGTGAAGCCAGATGAACTTTATGACTTTCACCAGCAGTTAAAGTCAGAACTTGACGATATCAGCTCTGATTCGCAGCGCCTTGATGCGCTAGAACAAGAAATCGCAGACGCGATACAAGCTTACAATATCGCCGCAAAAGGCTTGAGCGAAAGCAGGCAATCAGCCGCCAAACAACTTAATGAATTGATCAGCAACAGTATGACCTCGCTATCAATGGAGAATGGCCGTTTTGCGATTGAGTTAACGCAAAAAACACAACAAAAGCCTACAGCTAAAGGATTTGATGATATTGAATTTTTAGTTTCAACTAATCCTGGCCAGCCGCTGCAACCGCTGGGTAAAGTAGCGTCCGGTGGTGAGTTGTCGAGAATAAGCTTAGCTATTCAAGTAATTATTGCCCAGCGTGTTACAACCCCTACCCTTATTTTCGATGAAGTAGATGTGGGCATTTCAGGGCCAACGGCATCGCAAGTGGGTAAGCTTTTAAGACAGCTAGGTAAATCGACCCAGGTGATCTGTGTAACCCATTTACCACAAGTAGCATGTAGCGGGCACCATCAATTTTTTGTTGCCAAGTCAGTTGAAAACGGTGAAACCTTTACTTCAATGAAACCACTTGAACACGATATGCGGGTAGAAGAAATTGCCCGTTTAATTGGTGGAGATAAAATTAGTACAACAACCAAAGCCAGTGCCCAAGAATTACTCTCGGTACAAAGCGCGTAA
- a CDS encoding neutral/alkaline non-lysosomal ceramidase N-terminal domain-containing protein, whose amino-acid sequence MIFYNSKYAHWFKKLASFTLLLLSLGAKANNDWIIGTGIYDITGPAADRGMVGYGDIAQTTKGIHTRLWSRAFVIGTPTNDRYIAFVSADLQSITQSVHQGVLKKIASDPLLAPYFNQSNVMISATHVHVGPGGYDHNIMLNMSALGYDANNYNTIVNGIYVSIRSAFFSKGFGSIKVNEGQLSGAAINRNPTAYRQNTDADNYSKNINETMTLLKFVKTNGQEIGMLNWFGVHNVSSSQSQRLITGDNKGLAAQLFEKQKGANWPLSGQFVAAFANSEEGDVSPNVCGPENGCAGKGNNEGNVALSAQKQYSKAMSLYNSASEALSGQLDFRFQYAKMPGFNVSSHYSGDSNQALCEGAIGFSMTAGATHDGPSGQAGVFEGMTQDNEGSAWDRSTAIGAVSGAFKFINDFGGLLGFDKNVLGSKTHESCQYPKPTFLPIKLGAAAHLYTDTLPFQLFQIGNMALIGIPGEITTMAARRLRNDLQATLAAKGITRVVFAGLANAYGGYITTKEEYRVQYYEGAHNLFGQYTLAAYRQIYSGLAGALSSGQNVNVGPTPLDWSNKQKVNAIGVVYDDKRLWESFGQTWQNANSRYNRGDTVKVKFRSGHPQNNFKTMSSFMEVQRNINGNWTTVLTDNDFSTKFKWIRDTAPDCLACSFAQLEWTIDATMPSGTYRIKHHGHWKSGWDSKIRSYSGSSRSFSVN is encoded by the coding sequence ATGATTTTTTATAACTCAAAATATGCACACTGGTTTAAGAAACTTGCCAGCTTTACCCTGTTGCTCCTAAGCTTAGGCGCAAAAGCAAATAATGATTGGATCATTGGCACAGGCATTTACGATATCACCGGACCTGCTGCCGATAGAGGTATGGTAGGCTACGGAGATATTGCACAAACAACCAAAGGCATACACACAAGACTCTGGTCACGTGCGTTTGTTATTGGCACCCCCACGAACGATCGATACATTGCTTTTGTAAGCGCCGACCTACAAAGCATTACACAAAGTGTTCACCAAGGTGTGTTAAAGAAAATAGCGAGCGATCCATTACTTGCCCCCTACTTCAACCAAAGCAACGTGATGATCAGTGCAACCCATGTTCATGTTGGCCCCGGTGGCTATGATCATAATATCATGCTCAATATGAGCGCACTTGGCTATGATGCGAATAACTATAACACCATCGTCAACGGTATTTATGTGTCCATTCGCAGTGCGTTTTTCAGTAAGGGGTTTGGCAGTATAAAAGTGAATGAAGGGCAATTATCAGGTGCAGCGATTAATCGCAATCCAACCGCTTATCGTCAAAACACAGATGCTGATAATTACTCTAAAAACATCAACGAAACCATGACGCTCTTGAAATTTGTAAAAACTAACGGGCAAGAAATCGGCATGCTGAACTGGTTTGGTGTTCACAACGTATCGAGCAGTCAAAGTCAAAGGCTCATTACGGGCGACAATAAAGGGCTTGCAGCGCAGTTATTTGAAAAACAAAAAGGCGCAAATTGGCCGCTATCAGGCCAGTTTGTTGCAGCATTTGCCAATAGCGAAGAAGGCGATGTGTCACCCAATGTATGCGGGCCAGAAAATGGTTGCGCGGGTAAAGGAAACAATGAAGGCAACGTGGCGCTATCTGCGCAAAAGCAATATAGCAAAGCCATGAGTTTATACAATTCTGCGTCTGAAGCATTAAGTGGCCAGCTAGATTTTCGTTTCCAATACGCGAAAATGCCCGGCTTTAATGTTTCAAGTCACTATTCGGGCGACAGCAACCAAGCGCTATGCGAAGGTGCAATTGGTTTTTCAATGACCGCAGGTGCAACTCATGATGGCCCTTCTGGTCAAGCTGGTGTGTTTGAAGGTATGACACAAGATAACGAAGGTTCAGCATGGGATCGCAGTACAGCGATTGGCGCGGTCAGCGGTGCTTTCAAGTTCATTAACGACTTTGGCGGTTTACTCGGGTTTGATAAAAACGTACTGGGCAGTAAAACTCATGAAAGTTGCCAATACCCAAAACCAACCTTTTTACCCATCAAATTGGGTGCTGCTGCACACCTTTACACCGATACGTTACCGTTCCAATTATTTCAAATTGGTAATATGGCATTGATTGGTATCCCCGGTGAGATTACCACCATGGCCGCTCGCAGGCTACGTAACGACCTGCAAGCTACACTTGCTGCAAAAGGTATAACTAGAGTCGTGTTCGCAGGTTTAGCGAATGCATATGGTGGATATATCACCACCAAAGAGGAATATCGCGTTCAATATTACGAAGGCGCGCATAACCTTTTCGGTCAGTATACGCTTGCAGCCTACCGTCAAATCTATTCAGGTCTCGCAGGTGCTTTGAGCAGCGGCCAAAATGTGAATGTAGGCCCCACACCACTAGATTGGTCAAACAAGCAAAAAGTCAATGCGATTGGCGTGGTTTATGACGACAAACGCTTGTGGGAGTCTTTTGGCCAAACTTGGCAAAATGCAAACAGCCGTTACAATCGAGGAGACACGGTCAAGGTCAAGTTTCGCTCGGGCCATCCGCAAAATAACTTTAAGACGATGTCGAGCTTTATGGAAGTTCAGCGCAACATCAACGGCAATTGGACGACGGTACTAACTGATAATGACTTCAGTACCAAGTTTAAGTGGATAAGAGATACGGCGCCCGATTGTCTGGCATGTTCATTCGCGCAGCTAGAGTGGACCATTGACGCGACTATGCCATCCGGCACTTACCGCATCAAACATCATGGGCATTGGAAAAGTGGTTGGGATAGCAAAATACGCAGCTACTCCGGTTCCAGTCGGTCATTTTCAGTAAACTAA
- a CDS encoding helix-turn-helix transcriptional regulator → MTTITNQEALISTLYREATRVPPDQYRVWALEQLSRVIEFDAAFWGSGNSADIHFHYVCHIGLDDNYAHHLQKTLPLNPIKDMVISNLGRPVNMQDAFADDDFYQSQLYHQLFKPYGIERILAAGHFDNDNGLYSLISLYRFDREHVFTREEQQIQERMVFHLVSALSHAFFLHLRVGTALEQTKDHASSAICDLNGCFHEVQPRFVTLLNQHFPNRSDVTLPFPIGKDQTMVEINNLSITFKSLGKLVLVTLRLPGPLDVLSQREKQIVTWICKGLSFKEVAKQLEVAPSTVSNHLYRIYEKVGINSRSELAQLVDSQN, encoded by the coding sequence ATGACAACAATAACCAACCAAGAAGCTCTGATCAGCACGCTCTACCGTGAGGCAACACGGGTTCCGCCCGACCAATATCGAGTGTGGGCGTTAGAACAACTATCTAGAGTCATTGAATTTGATGCCGCGTTTTGGGGCAGCGGTAACAGTGCCGATATTCACTTTCACTATGTTTGCCATATCGGTTTAGACGACAACTACGCCCATCATTTGCAAAAAACCTTACCGCTCAACCCCATCAAAGACATGGTCATAAGCAACTTGGGCAGACCGGTTAACATGCAAGATGCCTTCGCGGATGACGATTTTTATCAGTCTCAGTTATACCATCAACTTTTTAAGCCTTATGGTATTGAGCGCATATTGGCCGCTGGGCACTTTGATAATGACAACGGCCTGTACTCATTGATCAGCCTTTATCGCTTTGACCGTGAACACGTTTTCACGCGCGAAGAACAGCAAATACAAGAACGCATGGTGTTTCATTTAGTCAGCGCACTCTCTCACGCATTCTTTCTACATTTGCGTGTGGGCACCGCGTTAGAACAAACCAAAGATCACGCCTCTTCAGCTATTTGCGATTTGAACGGCTGCTTTCATGAAGTACAACCGCGATTTGTAACTCTGTTAAATCAACACTTTCCAAACCGCTCCGATGTAACCTTACCCTTTCCCATTGGCAAAGACCAAACAATGGTCGAGATCAATAATTTGTCCATCACATTTAAGTCGCTTGGTAAGCTTGTTTTAGTCACGTTGCGCTTACCTGGGCCATTAGACGTACTCAGTCAGCGTGAAAAACAAATAGTAACCTGGATCTGCAAAGGCCTCAGCTTTAAAGAAGTAGCCAAGCAACTCGAGGTTGCACCGTCAACGGTGTCTAATCATTTGTATCGTATTTATGAAAAGGTAGGCATCAACAGTCGCAGTGAACTGGCCCAGTTGGTGGATAGTCAGAATTAA
- the grpE gene encoding nucleotide exchange factor GrpE codes for MSEQTNAPEHEQEAAEQVEQAAQTHETEQEETQAQTDVSPEEEIAGLYAELEAAKQTIKDQQDGVVRAAADVENMRRRAAQDVEKAHKFALEKFANELLPVIDNLERAIEFSDKENETLKPVLEGIDMTLKSFADALSKFGVETVNPQGESFNPDLHQAMSIQPSNDVSPNTVLAVMQKGYTLNGRLLRPAMVMVSKEAE; via the coding sequence ATGTCTGAGCAAACCAATGCCCCTGAACATGAGCAAGAAGCTGCTGAGCAAGTAGAGCAAGCAGCACAAACACACGAAACAGAGCAAGAAGAAACACAGGCGCAAACAGATGTTAGCCCTGAAGAAGAGATAGCTGGCTTGTATGCTGAATTAGAAGCGGCTAAGCAGACGATTAAAGATCAACAGGACGGCGTGGTAAGAGCGGCGGCTGATGTTGAAAACATGCGTCGTAGAGCGGCTCAAGATGTTGAAAAAGCACATAAGTTTGCGTTAGAAAAGTTTGCAAACGAGTTATTGCCAGTAATTGATAATCTTGAGCGTGCTATTGAGTTTTCTGACAAAGAAAACGAAACGTTAAAGCCTGTACTTGAAGGTATCGACATGACTTTGAAGAGTTTTGCTGATGCGCTATCTAAGTTTGGTGTTGAAACAGTGAATCCACAAGGTGAGTCATTCAACCCTGATTTACATCAGGCGATGTCTATTCAACCAAGTAACGATGTTTCGCCAAATACTGTGCTTGCAGTAATGCAAAAAGGTTATACATTGAATGGTCGTTTGTTGCGCCCAGCAATGGTGATGGTATCTAAAGAAGCAGAGTAA
- a CDS encoding HrcA family transcriptional regulator, with translation MKLTARDQQIFSAVMSLYCNGEGHPVASSKIAKQKGMAVCSATVRNAMARLEKIGLLYSPHTSAGRVPTDSGLKYWLNEYFALSDIANYWQPEQNQLIEFAHSLSQKFHICCCVGLPQASSQLVFRVEVLAFDSTYWLVLLIDRAGQSHNICINKPKDDSDQHRYLFAAWMNTVFSQQTLIEGLHRMKAMAHSAPDSCRDQLAQWTRELHYQLGTDNSIVVGERFLYQGLDIESELNIGVSFLHQVEDKLAFKNGVSVLMGEELSTLNVKQSLVLSVPYFQNGEYQSRFCVICPANAPIEAIITQFSQITPIGA, from the coding sequence ATGAAATTAACAGCACGCGACCAACAAATCTTCTCTGCGGTAATGAGTTTGTACTGCAATGGTGAAGGGCACCCAGTGGCTTCTAGCAAGATAGCCAAGCAAAAAGGCATGGCTGTATGCTCTGCAACAGTGCGCAATGCCATGGCTCGTTTAGAAAAAATAGGCCTATTGTATTCGCCTCATACCTCTGCAGGTAGAGTGCCAACGGACTCTGGCCTAAAGTATTGGCTGAATGAGTATTTTGCTTTGTCTGATATTGCCAACTATTGGCAACCTGAACAGAACCAATTGATTGAATTTGCACACAGTTTGAGTCAAAAATTCCATATTTGTTGTTGCGTGGGCTTACCACAGGCCAGTTCACAACTCGTTTTTAGGGTTGAAGTATTGGCGTTTGATAGTACTTATTGGCTGGTTTTGTTAATAGACAGAGCAGGGCAATCTCACAACATTTGTATTAATAAGCCCAAAGACGACAGTGATCAGCATCGTTATTTGTTTGCAGCGTGGATGAACACGGTTTTTAGCCAGCAAACATTAATAGAAGGGCTGCATCGGATGAAAGCAATGGCGCATAGCGCGCCAGATAGCTGCAGAGATCAACTTGCACAGTGGACGCGAGAGTTACACTATCAATTAGGTACAGACAATAGCATTGTGGTTGGTGAGCGCTTTTTATATCAGGGATTAGATATCGAGTCAGAACTAAATATTGGCGTATCGTTTTTACACCAAGTTGAAGATAAATTAGCTTTTAAAAATGGTGTGTCAGTATTAATGGGTGAAGAGCTAAGTACACTGAATGTAAAACAGTCACTGGTATTGAGTGTGCCCTATTTTCAAAATGGTGAATATCAAAGTCGTTTTTGCGTAATTTGCCCTGCAAATGCACCAATTGAAGCCATCATTACACAATTTTCTCAAATCACGCCAATCGGGGCTTGA
- the nadK gene encoding NAD(+) kinase encodes MTTPFKTIGLIGKPNHEGAALTLQRLYTFLQALGYTVLVEQRVGAQISNIDNNVLTELVDLGTQCDLAIVVGGDGNMLGAARVLARFDVAVIGVNRGNLGFLTDLNPEGFEASLEEVLRGNFISESRFLLEVEVYRHAQLKSANLAVNEAVLHADKVAHMIEFEAFINDEFVFSQRSDGLIISTPTGSTAYSLSGGGPILTPQLNAMALVPMFPHTLSSRPLVVDANNEIRLKLSLENTDSLQVSCDSHVVLAVLPGDEVVIKKADQTLRLIHPKSYSYYNVLRQKLNWGSRLY; translated from the coding sequence ATGACGACTCCCTTCAAAACCATAGGCCTAATTGGAAAGCCTAACCATGAAGGCGCGGCGTTGACCTTACAACGCTTATACACCTTTTTGCAAGCACTTGGTTATACCGTTTTAGTTGAGCAACGCGTAGGAGCGCAAATTTCTAACATTGATAACAACGTGCTTACTGAACTGGTCGATTTAGGCACCCAATGTGACTTAGCCATCGTTGTAGGTGGTGACGGCAATATGCTTGGGGCTGCGCGTGTGTTAGCACGTTTTGATGTTGCCGTAATTGGTGTTAATCGAGGTAATCTTGGCTTTTTGACCGATCTCAACCCAGAGGGTTTTGAAGCCAGCTTAGAGGAGGTACTTAGAGGCAACTTCATTTCTGAGTCGCGTTTTTTGTTGGAAGTAGAAGTTTATCGTCATGCCCAATTAAAAAGCGCCAATCTTGCTGTAAACGAAGCGGTGCTGCACGCAGATAAAGTAGCACACATGATCGAATTCGAAGCGTTTATTAACGATGAATTTGTCTTTTCACAGCGCTCTGATGGGCTCATTATATCAACCCCAACGGGCTCTACCGCCTATTCATTATCGGGGGGAGGCCCAATACTAACACCTCAGCTTAATGCAATGGCCTTAGTACCGATGTTTCCTCATACACTATCTAGTCGCCCCTTAGTCGTTGATGCCAATAACGAGATCCGCCTTAAATTGAGCCTAGAAAATACCGACAGCCTACAAGTCAGCTGTGACAGCCACGTAGTACTCGCTGTACTCCCTGGTGATGAAGTAGTAATAAAAAAAGCAGATCAAACTTTGCGCTTGATCCATCCAAAATCCTATTCGTATTATAATGTGCTCAGGCAGAAATTAAATTGGGGCAGTAGGCTTTACTAA
- a CDS encoding acetoacetate decarboxylase family protein yields MQPNYQIAPSLLDNRSQFSSPFFNRFELRHASSPLKLNEQVSKNYLFPTLYGDVSCAIAVFLCDYKRAQALLPHPKMKPVAMPRGRALVTFSCYQYKRVLGLAPYNEIAMTIPVMVDPLVNVPVLPMLMQSLDKFGYYVFHMPVTSEENRIRGREIWGLPKEVETVEIQTDNHYCTSRAIDAKGDHYLTLKVPTQGKAQHFDVASNLYSRLGTKLLQSPTHFKGGFNVNKNISRLWQKGEDDPKFLILGHGPKAQMLRELEIEPQPLETRYTAHMDACFDLANSNFVAPFAFSDER; encoded by the coding sequence ATGCAACCCAACTACCAAATTGCCCCGAGTTTATTAGATAACCGTTCACAATTTTCATCGCCATTTTTTAATCGTTTTGAACTACGCCATGCAAGCAGCCCGCTGAAATTGAATGAGCAGGTGAGTAAAAATTATCTGTTTCCCACTTTATATGGTGATGTGAGTTGCGCTATTGCTGTATTTTTGTGTGATTACAAACGGGCGCAAGCGTTGTTGCCTCACCCAAAAATGAAGCCGGTAGCCATGCCAAGAGGGCGGGCGCTGGTTACATTCTCATGTTATCAATATAAGCGCGTGCTGGGGCTTGCTCCTTATAATGAGATTGCCATGACCATTCCAGTCATGGTTGACCCCTTAGTGAATGTGCCAGTACTGCCAATGCTCATGCAAAGTTTAGATAAATTTGGTTATTACGTATTTCATATGCCTGTGACTTCTGAGGAGAATCGAATTAGAGGCCGTGAAATATGGGGCCTGCCAAAAGAGGTTGAAACGGTTGAGATCCAAACTGATAACCATTACTGCACCAGCAGAGCCATCGACGCTAAGGGCGATCATTATCTCACGCTTAAAGTGCCCACACAGGGTAAAGCACAGCACTTTGATGTTGCATCGAATTTATACTCTCGCTTGGGCACAAAGCTGTTGCAAAGCCCAACACATTTTAAAGGTGGCTTTAACGTGAATAAAAATATCAGCCGCTTGTGGCAAAAAGGGGAAGATGACCCAAAATTCTTGATTTTAGGCCATGGCCCAAAAGCGCAAATGCTCAGAGAGTTAGAGATAGAACCACAACCGCTTGAAACGCGGTATACAGCGCACATGGATGCGTGTTTTGATCTGGCGAATAGCAATTTTGTGGCACCGTTTGCTTTTAGCGATGAGCGATAG